One Chromatiaceae bacterium genomic region harbors:
- a CDS encoding DUF3368 domain-containing protein, with amino-acid sequence MIVNASPLIFLSRVGGLAWLCNLCTGRVEVVRAVIAEVAAGHDGQIIIDAIEAEQRVCVVDNVAVPPVIGAWDLGLGETQVLGHCLGQASVIAVLDDAAARQCARSLGIPVVGSLGVVLAAKRMGWIASARPVIERLLADGLYLRPSLVAESLAEIGE; translated from the coding sequence ATGATCGTCAATGCCTCGCCATTGATTTTTCTGTCCCGGGTCGGCGGCCTTGCATGGCTGTGCAACCTCTGCACCGGAAGGGTGGAGGTCGTCCGCGCTGTCATTGCCGAAGTCGCTGCCGGACACGATGGCCAGATCATTATCGATGCGATCGAGGCCGAGCAGCGCGTCTGCGTAGTGGATAACGTTGCCGTTCCCCCCGTTATCGGCGCCTGGGACCTTGGGTTGGGCGAGACCCAAGTCCTCGGGCATTGTCTCGGACAGGCCAGCGTTATTGCGGTCCTCGACGATGCCGCCGCACGGCAGTGTGCGCGCAGCCTCGGCATTCCCGTTGTCGGCTCATTGGGTGTCGTCCTCGCGGCAAAGCGCATGGGCTGGATCGCTTCCGCCCGCCCAGTGATCGAGCGCCTGCTTGCGGATGGCTTATATCTGCGCCCATCCCTGGTGGCGGAGTCATTGGCCGAGATTGGGGAGTGA
- a CDS encoding UPF0175 family protein, with protein MTQIVLEFDAGAMSALRKGPSQLAEEVKTAAVVQWYAEGRISQGKGAEILGISRAHFLDELYRRRVPAVQVDIDELREELLCLTA; from the coding sequence ATGACCCAAATCGTTCTCGAATTCGATGCAGGCGCCATGTCGGCACTCCGCAAGGGGCCAAGCCAATTGGCGGAGGAGGTGAAGACCGCGGCCGTCGTGCAGTGGTACGCCGAGGGACGTATTTCCCAAGGCAAGGGCGCCGAGATCCTAGGCATCAGCCGCGCCCACTTTTTGGACGAGCTGTATCGTCGCCGAGTCCCCGCGGTGCAAGTGGATATTGACGAGCTGCGCGAGGAGTTGTTGTGCCTGACCGCATGA
- a CDS encoding DUF433 domain-containing protein, which translates to MTDWHGRIVSDPDTLFGKPRISGTRIGVEFVLDLLATGWSEAQILDSYPHVKQEDLEAVFAFVRDCMKDETFIMQAAAESGHL; encoded by the coding sequence ATGACCGACTGGCACGGCCGCATCGTATCCGATCCCGATACTCTCTTTGGAAAACCGCGGATCAGTGGCACCCGCATTGGCGTGGAGTTCGTTCTCGATCTGCTGGCCACTGGTTGGAGCGAGGCGCAGATTCTGGACAGCTATCCACACGTCAAGCAAGAGGACTTAGAGGCGGTCTTCGCCTTCGTTCGGGACTGTATGAAGGATGAGACCTTCATCATGCAAGCGGCGGCGGAGTCGGGCCACTTATGA
- a CDS encoding DUF2442 domain-containing protein translates to MDTIVKAVPLVDYCIEVVTSSGITGIFDVKPYLTGGAFQELKNQNYFSLVRPAHHGIIWPNEQDFSADTIIYDIQKAQQPAQPECAS, encoded by the coding sequence ATGGATACTATTGTGAAGGCGGTGCCACTTGTTGACTATTGCATTGAGGTTGTGACAAGCAGTGGTATTACAGGTATTTTTGATGTCAAGCCCTATTTAACTGGTGGCGCATTTCAAGAGCTAAAGAACCAAAATTATTTTTCTTTAGTCCGCCCAGCACATCACGGCATTATTTGGCCAAACGAACAAGATTTCAGTGCTGATACGATCATCTACGACATACAAAAAGCCCAACAACCCGCCCAACCGGAGTGCGCGAGTTGA
- a CDS encoding cupin domain-containing protein produces MIDPEIPLPETAPQTPPGLADVNADLTRRQVIDTNEMPWEPSPSGTVWRKPLYRQGGEFGPVTSLVRYAPGGAFPEHAHPEGEEILVLDGVFSDELGDYPAGTFLMNPHGSRHTPRSAPGCTLFVRLRQYPGEDRPRLVEDTQDPAGWRPGLVAGLSVRPLYAQGGYSESVALVRWAPGTYFQRHSHWGGEEILVLEGEFADEQGRYPAGTWLRSPHLSQHTPFSEVGCLIYVRVGGL; encoded by the coding sequence ATGATTGACCCCGAGATCCCCCTCCCGGAAACAGCCCCCCAGACGCCCCCCGGGCTGGCCGATGTTAATGCCGATCTCACCCGGCGCCAGGTGATCGACACGAACGAGATGCCCTGGGAGCCGAGTCCCAGTGGCACCGTCTGGCGCAAGCCGCTGTATCGCCAGGGCGGTGAGTTTGGGCCCGTGACCAGCCTGGTCCGCTATGCCCCCGGCGGCGCCTTTCCCGAACACGCCCATCCGGAGGGCGAGGAGATCCTGGTGCTGGACGGGGTCTTCTCCGACGAACTGGGCGACTATCCTGCCGGTACCTTCCTGATGAATCCCCACGGCAGTCGGCATACACCGCGTTCCGCGCCCGGTTGCACCCTGTTCGTGCGGCTGCGCCAGTATCCGGGCGAGGACCGGCCACGGCTGGTCGAGGATACCCAGGACCCGGCCGGCTGGCGTCCCGGGCTGGTGGCGGGGCTCAGCGTCCGCCCCCTCTACGCCCAGGGCGGCTATTCCGAGAGCGTGGCGCTGGTGCGTTGGGCGCCGGGAACCTACTTCCAGCGCCATTCCCACTGGGGCGGCGAGGAGATTCTGGTCCTGGAGGGCGAGTTTGCCGACGAGCAGGGTCGTTACCCCGCGGGGACCTGGCTGCGCAGCCCGCATCTGAGCCAGCACACCCCCTTCTCCGAGGTCGGCTGCCTCATCTATGTGCGCGTCGGCGGGCTTTGA
- a CDS encoding mechanosensitive ion channel family protein codes for MVGPAAAWVRWLPILMVLCLMAGIVRGQEAEYPLQPPDRGSPRATLVTFLAAGDALAAYLADEYLASPTREGFQHLSELGAAAVACLDLSEIPPAARLKAGRAAAVALYETLSRLHLPAIEDIPDAKAMSQIGSDAVKAWVIPHTEITLAKVEKGTQSGEFLFSPTTLAHASDYFEKVRPVPLTRALPMENLHDVLVNGGGWMIPYAWIQSLPGWLQTPLTDQSLWKWLALTVVLAIFLLLLRWVYRFSRLAEHEHPFLRALAQMALPTYLLLASPTIAYLALVQLNLIDSVAAAIDLVTTAIMFLAGAWIAWRLAPVVAEAMIASPKISLESVDAHLIRITARLLGALGAAGLLVLGANWLGIPVYGIIAGVGVGGLAFALAAKPSLENLIGGLNLFADKPMKVGDLCKYGAEIGWIEAIGIRSTRIRGRDRTLTSIPNGMLATMPVVNMSQRDRILIQSLVTVRYETSPEQLRYLLAKIREMLVGHPRIDPDSSRARFIDFGASSLDIEVYAYVQTRDWAEFLAIREDILLRIMDIVAHSGTSFAFPSQTLYFARDSGLDAQGALLAEAEVRQWREEGSLPFPNFTPERLEQMRGQVAYPPPGSQGATTAA; via the coding sequence ATGGTTGGCCCAGCCGCCGCATGGGTGCGCTGGCTGCCGATCCTGATGGTGCTCTGCCTCATGGCCGGAATCGTGCGCGGCCAAGAGGCGGAGTATCCGCTGCAACCCCCGGACCGCGGCAGCCCGCGCGCTACCCTGGTAACCTTCCTCGCGGCTGGCGATGCCCTCGCTGCCTATCTGGCCGACGAGTATCTGGCTAGCCCCACGCGGGAGGGATTTCAACACCTCAGTGAATTGGGCGCGGCCGCGGTGGCCTGTCTAGACTTGAGCGAAATACCACCAGCGGCGCGTCTCAAGGCTGGCCGGGCCGCAGCCGTCGCCCTCTACGAGACCCTGAGCCGACTGCACCTGCCGGCCATCGAGGACATTCCCGATGCCAAGGCCATGAGCCAGATCGGCAGTGATGCGGTCAAGGCTTGGGTGATCCCCCACACCGAAATCACCCTAGCAAAGGTAGAAAAGGGTACTCAAAGCGGTGAATTTCTCTTCAGCCCCACCACCCTTGCCCATGCGAGTGACTACTTCGAGAAGGTGCGCCCAGTGCCCCTCACCCGCGCCCTGCCCATGGAAAACTTGCACGACGTGCTGGTCAACGGCGGCGGTTGGATGATCCCCTACGCCTGGATCCAATCCTTGCCGGGCTGGCTACAGACCCCGCTGACCGATCAGTCTCTTTGGAAATGGCTCGCTCTAACCGTGGTCCTGGCAATCTTTTTGCTCTTGCTGCGCTGGGTCTATCGCTTTTCGCGGCTGGCCGAGCATGAACACCCCTTCTTACGGGCCCTGGCCCAGATGGCCTTGCCGACCTATCTGCTGCTTGCGAGTCCCACCATCGCCTATCTTGCGCTGGTCCAACTCAACCTGATCGACAGCGTCGCCGCCGCGATAGATCTAGTAACCACCGCTATTATGTTCCTAGCGGGGGCCTGGATCGCCTGGCGGCTGGCACCCGTGGTCGCCGAGGCCATGATCGCCTCGCCCAAGATTTCCCTGGAGAGCGTCGATGCCCATCTGATCCGCATCACCGCCCGCCTCCTAGGGGCATTGGGCGCGGCTGGGCTGCTGGTCCTCGGGGCCAACTGGCTAGGTATTCCCGTGTACGGCATCATCGCCGGAGTGGGCGTCGGTGGCCTGGCCTTCGCCCTCGCCGCCAAACCGAGTCTCGAGAATCTGATTGGCGGTCTCAACCTCTTCGCCGACAAGCCCATGAAGGTGGGCGACCTTTGCAAATACGGCGCCGAAATCGGCTGGATCGAGGCCATCGGCATCCGCTCTACCCGCATCAGAGGCCGGGATCGCACCCTGACCAGCATCCCCAACGGCATGCTCGCGACCATGCCGGTCGTGAATATGAGCCAACGCGATCGGATACTGATCCAGTCACTGGTCACAGTGCGCTACGAGACCAGCCCGGAACAGCTCCGCTACCTGCTCGCCAAGATCCGCGAGATGTTGGTAGGCCATCCGCGTATCGACCCCGATTCGTCGCGGGCCCGGTTCATCGATTTTGGCGCCAGCTCGCTGGATATCGAGGTCTACGCCTACGTCCAGACCCGGGACTGGGCAGAGTTTCTCGCCATCAGGGAGGACATCCTGCTGCGGATCATGGACATCGTCGCCCACAGCGGGACCAGCTTCGCCTTCCCCTCGCAAACGCTCTATTTCGCCCGCGACAGCGGACTCGATGCCCAAGGTGCCCTACTTGCGGAAGCCGAGGTGCGCCAATGGCGGGAAGAGGGCAGCCTGCCCTTCCCAAACTTCACGCCAGAGCGCTTGGAACAGATGCGCGGCCAAGTCGCCTATCCGCCGCCAGGTTCTCAGGGGGCGACAACCGCGGCTTGA
- a CDS encoding DUF2092 domain-containing protein: MKASYLKPIPKRLRLASRGLMLAGLLVMASSGAQAEAGDDAKAILKAMSDYLGSQQAIALTFDSDIEVITPELEKLQFTNSGEVLLSRPDKLRAHRKGGYADVTMVFDGKTVSILGKNLNGYAQLEAPGSVDQLLEALRAGHGIALPGADLLQSKSYDTLVAGILEAKHIGRGVIDGVECEHLAFRNFDTDWQLWVEVGDRPMPRKMVITSKTVNNAPQYTLRVKDWKTDVVPAADAFTFTPPANAIQLSPDALADLDELPK, from the coding sequence ATGAAAGCAAGTTACCTCAAACCCATCCCCAAGCGCCTCCGCCTGGCTAGCCGTGGCCTGATGCTGGCCGGCCTGCTGGTCATGGCCTCCTCCGGTGCCCAGGCCGAGGCGGGCGATGATGCCAAGGCCATTCTCAAGGCTATGTCGGACTATCTGGGCAGTCAGCAAGCCATCGCGCTGACCTTTGACAGCGATATCGAGGTCATCACCCCGGAGTTGGAGAAACTCCAGTTCACCAATTCCGGCGAGGTGCTCTTGAGCCGCCCGGACAAACTGCGCGCCCACCGCAAGGGCGGCTATGCAGACGTGACGATGGTCTTCGACGGCAAAACCGTCAGCATCCTTGGCAAAAACCTCAACGGCTATGCCCAGTTGGAAGCGCCGGGCAGTGTTGACCAGTTGCTGGAGGCCCTGCGCGCGGGTCATGGCATCGCCCTGCCCGGCGCGGATCTGCTCCAGTCAAAGTCCTATGACACCCTGGTGGCCGGCATTCTGGAGGCCAAACATATTGGCCGCGGCGTCATCGACGGCGTGGAATGCGAGCATCTGGCCTTCCGCAACTTTGATACGGACTGGCAGTTATGGGTAGAGGTCGGTGACCGGCCGATGCCGCGCAAGATGGTCATCACCAGCAAAACGGTGAATAACGCCCCGCAATACACCCTGCGCGTCAAGGACTGGAAAACCGACGTCGTGCCAGCGGCCGATGCCTTCACCTTCACGCCGCCGGCCAACGCCATTCAACTGAGCCCGGATGCCCTTGCCGATCTTGACGAATTGCCCAAGTAA